A genomic region of Peptoniphilus sp. ING2-D1G contains the following coding sequences:
- a CDS encoding hypothetical protein (High confidence in function and specificity), with protein MAKIRLFLKILMFLLIIGFASNAILQEVSYYFYKGDRQVSDPIITPKKIEYTDKLTGYGHNLSLDSKAIILFFGGSGDIAYNCVAKYSLYYDVPFLAVDYYGTQDSQGKMDLSTMQKPATDFFDYCKARYPSRKIVVTGHSYGCGMAAYLASARDCDSLILLAGYRDLSDLYNKIIPIFQGPFKAFISDDIRVDQYAKQTVCPVTIVASQADNTLGADLQEKVRRLYNGAKLLTFPDIDHGDYPTDKRVIALIKEQLQ; from the coding sequence ATGGCAAAAATCAGACTGTTTTTAAAAATACTCATGTTTTTGTTGATTATAGGATTTGCTTCCAATGCGATTTTACAAGAAGTTTCCTATTATTTTTACAAGGGAGACCGTCAAGTTTCCGATCCTATCATCACACCGAAAAAAATTGAATATACCGACAAACTCACAGGCTATGGTCATAATTTATCTCTGGATTCAAAGGCGATTATTTTATTTTTCGGGGGCTCGGGTGACATAGCCTATAATTGCGTAGCCAAGTATTCCCTTTATTATGATGTACCTTTTTTGGCGGTTGATTATTATGGCACACAAGACAGTCAAGGGAAAATGGATTTATCCACCATGCAAAAGCCTGCAACGGATTTTTTTGATTATTGTAAAGCTCGATATCCCTCAAGAAAAATCGTTGTAACAGGACATAGTTACGGATGTGGCATGGCGGCATATCTCGCATCGGCAAGAGATTGCGATTCCTTGATTTTATTGGCGGGATATAGGGACTTATCAGATCTCTATAATAAAATCATCCCGATTTTCCAAGGACCCTTTAAGGCTTTTATTTCCGACGATATTAGGGTCGATCAGTATGCGAAACAGACAGTTTGTCCTGTAACTATCGTCGCTTCGCAAGCCGACAACACCTTAGGAGCGGACCTTCAAGAAAAAGTGCGGAGATTGTACAATGGGGCAAAATTACTGACATTTCCGGATATTGACCATGGTGATTATCCCACGGATAAGCGTGTCATAGCTTTGATAAAAGAGCAATTACAATAA
- a CDS encoding putative membrane protein (Hypothetical protein), with protein sequence MNKNRIYEITAGIAFLVATLSYSIGSFIVESELTKGDFIQNPSNLISQGLILEFVNSIAVIIIGICIHLRFKKQFQKMTFYYLISRILEGVLLALGGILSIKAYNGSIEIHQMFFNLSMLILGIYSVFFFNHLRRKNIGPSWLMTLGTVGYLSLAIYSIVNVVGKSQIAPMLLFGPGAIFEIAFPLWLIFKGFKEKEIRYPASF encoded by the coding sequence ATGAATAAGAATCGCATATATGAAATAACGGCAGGCATTGCTTTTTTAGTGGCAACATTAAGTTATTCAATTGGAAGTTTCATAGTAGAGAGTGAATTAACCAAGGGAGATTTCATTCAAAACCCTTCGAACTTGATATCTCAGGGTTTGATATTAGAATTTGTAAATAGTATAGCGGTAATTATAATCGGAATATGTATTCATTTAAGATTTAAAAAACAATTTCAAAAAATGACTTTTTATTATCTCATATCGAGAATTCTTGAAGGAGTTCTTTTAGCCCTTGGCGGAATATTATCCATAAAAGCATACAACGGTTCCATTGAAATTCACCAAATGTTTTTCAACCTATCAATGTTGATTTTAGGAATATACAGTGTGTTTTTCTTTAATCATCTAAGAAGAAAAAATATAGGACCAAGTTGGCTGATGACTCTTGGAACTGTCGGATACCTGAGCTTGGCGATATATTCAATCGTCAATGTAGTAGGCAAATCGCAAATAGCTCCCATGTTGCTCTTCGGACCCGGAGCGATTTTTGAAATTGCATTTCCCCTTTGGTTAATTTTCAAGGGATTTAAAGAAAAAGAAATCAGATATCCAGCTTCTTTTTAA
- a CDS encoding TetR family transcriptional regulator (High confidence in function and specificity), with the protein MNPKDRKNMILDVAEKLFYEKGYDQTSTAEIIKKSDIARGTLYYYFSSKEDILDAVIERKSEEVFFNAKKIALDKSKRADIRLIDTLISLNSNGRQEEKELDQVHSTQNALMRKKINDYIVKYATPFFTEIVKDGIEQKIFDTKYPKECVEMILIYVNVAFDYMAQNSDEEEMMIKFQAFFYNIHKLLGAKEGSLDFGRILE; encoded by the coding sequence ATGAATCCGAAAGATAGAAAGAATATGATTTTGGATGTTGCTGAAAAATTGTTTTATGAGAAGGGTTATGACCAAACTTCTACGGCAGAAATTATTAAGAAGTCCGACATCGCCAGAGGTACTCTTTATTATTATTTTTCAAGTAAGGAAGACATCTTGGATGCGGTTATAGAAAGAAAAAGTGAAGAAGTTTTTTTCAATGCGAAGAAAATTGCTCTTGATAAGAGCAAAAGAGCAGATATAAGACTTATCGACACTTTGATTTCTTTAAATAGCAACGGCAGACAGGAAGAAAAGGAACTTGACCAAGTTCACTCCACTCAAAATGCGTTGATGCGCAAAAAAATAAATGATTATATAGTAAAGTATGCAACCCCATTTTTCACAGAAATTGTCAAGGACGGCATTGAGCAAAAAATTTTTGATACTAAATATCCTAAAGAATGTGTTGAAATGATTCTTATTTATGTAAATGTCGCCTTCGATTACATGGCACAAAATTCCGATGAAGAAGAAATGATGATAAAGTTTCAAGCTTTTTTCTACAATATTCACAAATTGTTAGGTGCAAAGGAAGGCAGCTTGGACTTTGGAAGGATATTAGAATAG
- a CDS encoding Hypothetical protein (Family membership), with protein MIDKSFGKDILVDNLKKFTNLSDLQINNMLESIPIVSLKKGTVLLHQGMTPEFNYFLIQGCIRQFAVDEDGKEGTVNFFLDEESINMFSFMNSEGLSLYSLECLEDCLLVECPDLDNNPAKDDSPEISNMKRMFFEKQYTEIQKDLTSFKLHRAEERFALLVNNRPDLLDRVPQVYLASYLGITPETFSRFKKKLDI; from the coding sequence ATGATCGATAAAAGTTTCGGAAAAGATATTTTAGTTGATAATCTTAAAAAGTTTACTAATCTTTCTGATTTGCAAATTAATAATATGCTCGAGAGCATCCCCATTGTATCGTTAAAAAAAGGTACTGTTTTGCTACATCAGGGGATGACTCCTGAGTTTAATTATTTTTTAATACAGGGCTGTATCCGTCAATTCGCCGTTGATGAGGATGGAAAGGAAGGGACAGTGAATTTCTTTTTGGATGAAGAGTCTATAAATATGTTCAGCTTTATGAATTCTGAGGGTCTGTCCCTTTATAGTTTAGAGTGTTTGGAGGATTGCCTTTTGGTTGAATGTCCCGACTTGGATAATAATCCTGCAAAGGATGATTCTCCCGAGATAAGCAATATGAAGAGAATGTTTTTTGAAAAACAATACACTGAAATACAAAAGGATTTAACTTCTTTTAAATTACACAGAGCGGAGGAAAGGTTCGCTCTGCTGGTTAATAACCGTCCCGACTTGTTGGATAGGGTTCCTCAGGTATATTTGGCAAGTTATCTGGGAATTACTCCTGAAACTTTCAGCCGTTTTAAAAAGAAGCTGGATATCTGA
- a CDS encoding putative membrane protein (Hypothetical protein), which translates to MIGINDVVSFLIEILSLALLCSWAYSLPSEGWQKILLALVAFAVFALIWALFFSPKAKYQISGNLYWILKFLLLLFPFTQFISKKPIYLIISAIAIFINLLLQSK; encoded by the coding sequence ATGATAGGAATAAATGATGTAGTGTCCTTTTTAATCGAAATACTATCACTTGCACTGCTATGCAGTTGGGCATATTCCCTTCCAAGTGAAGGATGGCAAAAAATATTACTTGCTCTTGTAGCCTTTGCTGTTTTTGCTTTAATTTGGGCGTTGTTTTTCTCTCCTAAGGCGAAGTATCAAATTTCCGGAAATCTGTATTGGATCCTGAAGTTTCTCCTTTTATTATTTCCCTTTACGCAGTTCATATCAAAAAAACCGATTTATCTCATAATTTCAGCCATAGCTATTTTTATTAATTTATTATTACAGTCAAAATAA